The nucleotide window GGTCGACGCCGACCTGGTTGGCGGCCAGCCCCACGCCCTCGGCGGTGTGCTGGCTGGCGAACATGTCGTCGACCAGCCGGGCGAGGTCGTCACCGAACTCCGTGACGTCCCTGCACTCCTTGTGCAGCACCGGGTTCCCGACGACCGTGATGGGCCGGGAGGTCCCGCGCTCGCGGTGGGCCGCCTCGCGCTCCGCCGGGTCCTCGGTGTCGACGACGAAACCCTCGTCGTCCACGGGGAGCACGCCCACGTGCTGCTGATCGGTGTCCTGCTGCGCCATGACCGACGTATGCCTTCCTGGGGAACGGGGGTTGCACTGTGCCCGTACAGGGTACGGGGCGGGCGCCCCCCGGGGCGCGGGGAACTGCGCGACCAGCCAGGACGTGCCCGCACCCGGCGAACGACCCGCGCGACCCCGCCCCGGCCCGCTAGCAGACCTCTTCGAGGTCCCGCCAGTCCCGCGTGTCGGGGCTGTCGGCGACCCATCCGTCCAGCAGCCCCCGTACCAGGGAGGCCGGGGCCGCCAGGCCGCACTCCCTCTCGGGCACCCACAACTGCCCGTCCGTCACGTGCCCGAGCGGCCCGGGATGCCCCGGCTCGCTGTGGTCGTGCGGATCGGGATGCTCCCCGTCGCCCTCGTCGGACGGCATCCGCGACTCGGAACACATCCGGCACAACAGCCGTACGGACGACGACCAGTCCTCGGCGGCGAACCCGGCGTCGGCCGCGAGCCGCTCCAGCGCGTCCCGGTCCTCCTCGGTCTCCGCCTCGAGCAGCACGACCCAGGTCGGCACCGGCGACGGCGCCCACAGCTCGATCTCGTCGAAGACGGGATAGGCGTGCCCCGCCGCCGTCGTCCGCTCCCCGTGCGGCACCCCGTCGTGCAGCACGACCTCGCCCCAGCGCCGCCCGGAGGACGGCAGGGGGATGGAGAGGACCTCGATACGGGCGGGGTCGAGCCGCCGCCCCCACACCACCTCGGCCTCGCCCTCGGGCGACAGCCGCACGGCCGCGCTGCCGAGATCCATGCCCAACGGCTCCCCGGAGGCTGCGGCCCCCGCGCCGGCCTTGGGCCGGGAGGGACCCCCGGGCACCTTCAGCCCGTACGCCTGCCAGGCCCGCCGGGCCAGCGGCCAGTCCTGCAGCGCGGTCGCCGCGATGCCGACGTTCCACCAATCGGGGGCCCCGGTCTCCCGGTCGAGCAGTGCCACGGCCCGCAGACCGGCCGCCCGCGCCTGCTCCCAGTCGTGCCGGAACTTGTGCAGCAGCGCGAGGTTGAACCAGGACTCGGACAGCCAGGGCTCCAGGTCCGCCGCGCGCGTCAGCAGCGCCCCCGCGTCCTCGTACCGGCCGTCGCCGATCAGTGTGAACGCACGGTCGGTGGCCTGCCGCCATGAGGCGGAGGGCCGGTGCCGTCCCTTGCCGAAGATCCTCACGATTCCCGCCTGCCAGTTCGTTGAAGAGCGTGCAGCCTCGGGCTGGACTGTGCCCCCTGTGTCCTCTTCCTCGCATCCAACCACGGACGGTCGGACGGGCGCTCATTACCCATGGGTTACCCAGCCAGGGGCGAGGTAAGACCGTCTCTCGCCAGTACCCTGGCCAGCGACTCGACCACCTCGGGCTGGTAGTCGCGCGCGGTGCCCAGCCGCAGCTCCTCCAGTGCTTCGAGGGGGCCGCCGGGACCGGCTTCCCGGGTCTTCTCCTCGTATGCGTTGACGGCCCGTACGATCCTGGCGCCGACCGGCTGCTCGCGGTACGGGTCCGCCTGCCGTTCCACCGTCACGGCGACCTCGGCGGCCACCCCCGTCCGGCGCACCACGGCACCGCCGAGCAGGGCGATGCGCCGCTGGTCCTCGGGAGCCAGGCCGGCCGTGGCCCCGCCGGGCACCGGGTCGAGGAGGGAGAGCTGGCCGATGTCGTGCATCAGGGCCGCGTACTCCAGCACGGTCAGGTCCGGCCCGGAGAGCCCCAGCTCACGGCCGACGGCCCGGCTGAGCGCCGCCACGCGCCGGGCGTGCCCCGCCGGGGTGCAGCCCGCGATCTCGGTGGCCCGGGCGAGGGAGGCGATCGTCTGGCGGTAGGTGGTCCGCACGGCCGCGTACCGCCGGAAGGACAGCTGGGTGAGCAGCAGCGGCAGCGAGAGGACGGGCAACGCCCACAGACCGGCGACGGCGACCGCGAGCGCGATGACGGCTCCGGTCGCGCAGACCGCCGGCCCGATGCCGAGGGTGCCCCGCAGCTCGTCCCGCAACAGCGGTCCGAACGGCCAGCGGGTCCGCGCGTGCGCCAGGGCCGCGGCCAGCACGGCGTCCCACAGCGCGGTCAGGACGAGCAGCGCGACGACGAGGGCCGCGTACCCGGGGCCGCCCCCGGCCCACTCCCCCACCGTGTCCCCGTCGTAGAGCGGCTGGGCGCACACGGCGGCGAACCCGACGGTCAGGACGCGCCGGGCGAGGTGGTCGGCGGTGGGCCCGCGCCCCTTCGCCACGTGCGGCACACAGCCCAGCAGGGAGGCGGCCGTGACCACGGCGACGATCTGCGGGACGCCGTCATGGGCGGCGTGTCCGGCGTTCTCCCCGAGGAGCGCGTAGGCGAGGGCCCCGGCGGCGGCGAGCGGCGCCGGCTCCCGCTCCTCCGCGCCGCTCCACCGGGCGAGCTCCCCCACGGTGATGAGCGCCCCGAAGGCGAGGGCGGTCCCGCGCTCGTCGATGCCGTGCCAGAGGGTGGCGGTGAGGGCGAGGACGGCGAACAGCGCGGCGCCGCCCCGGGCGAGCGCGAGGGCGGGCGGGACGCGGGACCTGCTCACGGGCACCTCCGGCGGACCGCACCCGCGACGGCGGCGATGACACCGGCGGTGGCAAGCGCAGGGACAGGGACAGGGACAAGGACAGGAGCACGGGCGGTGACTGGGACGGGGGCACGGACGGAGGCAGGAGCAGGGGCACGGACGGGGGTGCTCATGGCCTCGACCTGCCGGCGGTCCTACGACCGGCTTCCGGCCCGGTGGCGACGGGGCCGTACGGGGCCGGCGGGCCCGGCGGGCGGGGCCCGCCGCACGGCGGTGTCTCGTCGGCCGTCACCA belongs to Streptomyces sp. V3I8 and includes:
- a CDS encoding HD-GYP domain-containing protein, encoding MPVSRSRVPPALALARGGAALFAVLALTATLWHGIDERGTALAFGALITVGELARWSGAEEREPAPLAAAGALAYALLGENAGHAAHDGVPQIVAVVTAASLLGCVPHVAKGRGPTADHLARRVLTVGFAAVCAQPLYDGDTVGEWAGGGPGYAALVVALLVLTALWDAVLAAALAHARTRWPFGPLLRDELRGTLGIGPAVCATGAVIALAVAVAGLWALPVLSLPLLLTQLSFRRYAAVRTTYRQTIASLARATEIAGCTPAGHARRVAALSRAVGRELGLSGPDLTVLEYAALMHDIGQLSLLDPVPGGATAGLAPEDQRRIALLGGAVVRRTGVAAEVAVTVERQADPYREQPVGARIVRAVNAYEEKTREAGPGGPLEALEELRLGTARDYQPEVVESLARVLARDGLTSPLAG